A single genomic interval of Odontesthes bonariensis isolate fOdoBon6 chromosome 3, fOdoBon6.hap1, whole genome shotgun sequence harbors:
- the blcap gene encoding apoptosis inducing factor BLCAP: MYCLQWLLPVLLIPKPLNPALWFNHSMFMGFYLLSFLLERKPCTICALVFLAALFLICYSCWGNCFLYHCQDAALPEAAHDPAIVGT; this comes from the coding sequence ATGTATTGTCTGCAGTGGCTGCTGCCCGTGCTGCTCATCCCCAAGCCGCTGAACCCGGCGCTGTGGTTCAACCACTCCATGTTCATGGGCTTCTACCtgctcagcttcctgctggagagGAAGCCCTGCACCATCTGCGCCTTGGTCTTCCTGGCCGCCCTCTTCCTCATCTGCTACAGCTGCTGGGGCAACTGCTTCCTCTACCACTGCCAGGACGCCGCGCTGCCCGAGGCCGCGCACGACCCGGCCATCGTGGGGACCTAG